A portion of the Blautia hansenii DSM 20583 genome contains these proteins:
- a CDS encoding LytR/AlgR family response regulator transcription factor, which yields MKVIKIAICDDEKCFIDTIEKMLKVYEKKNEQDFIIKKYTKPLQLMESLKEEFQIFFLDIEMPAMDGMELVDIIRKHDEKSIVLFVSSHNEFLGAGYKYDVQNFITKPITQVQINCEMNRALRKLNTYEQRYIAVKNEKGYFKLFLSDIEYIETINRKVLFHLRSGKKEAGYFKMKDLEERLEQFFFVRCHNGIIVNVDCIESLHDLTVTLYSGNKIYITRSRKQNLMKKMAERGGAV from the coding sequence ATGAAAGTGATAAAAATAGCGATATGTGATGACGAAAAATGTTTTATAGATACAATAGAAAAAATGTTAAAAGTTTATGAAAAGAAAAATGAGCAGGATTTTATAATAAAAAAATATACTAAGCCATTGCAGTTAATGGAATCTTTAAAAGAAGAATTCCAGATTTTCTTTTTAGATATAGAAATGCCAGCTATGGATGGTATGGAATTAGTGGATATTATAAGAAAGCATGATGAAAAGTCAATTGTTCTTTTTGTGTCTTCGCATAATGAATTCCTGGGAGCTGGTTATAAGTATGACGTGCAAAATTTTATTACGAAGCCGATTACACAAGTCCAAATAAATTGTGAAATGAACCGGGCACTACGAAAACTGAATACATATGAACAGAGATATATTGCAGTAAAAAATGAAAAAGGTTATTTTAAACTATTTCTTTCAGATATCGAATATATTGAAACAATAAATCGGAAAGTACTGTTTCATTTAAGAAGTGGAAAGAAAGAAGCAGGATATTTTAAGATGAAAGATTTGGAAGAACGATTAGAACAGTTCTTCTTTGTTCGTTGCCATAACGGAATTATTGTCAATGTAGATTGCATAGAATCATTACATGATCTCACTGTAACACTTTATTCTGGAAACAAAATATATATTACACGTTCCAGAAAACAGAACCTTATGAAGAAAATGGCGGAACGGGGAGGAGCTGTTTAA
- a CDS encoding sensor histidine kinase has protein sequence MHGQVILKNIFSVLNILLILYLMLGERKSRRYNAVRSKYSLIFCVVSLVLFRMMANGAELHIVYNYVSIIIIVMIIGHFLFQYSIKYCLLLGSVFLSVILLGQLISCIFFYRYSSDGILADLSEKYQIHMILIAEIVIIIGNLVIKKIVNKIPLLLSGLNVVTIIIPLFINIVVMAICADQLYNDKRMIVDNVWSIITIIAVCIVVFMGTVCNIVVLENYLNVKKIENEKNLQISEMSLQYDYYMKQSNDMENIRKISHDIKNHLEALRGNVDYQQKQEYIDGIESKLDIYQSYYKTGNAFLDNLLHAKRLEALEKKIEFKVFADFTPFKRVKNEDLCVIVSNTIDNALRECQLMKADNPKIECLVQLKARKIKGFLSIICENSLRESQAEALRGNLVMETSKEDKKNHGFGVKNIKRVVREYGGEVSFNVVDDMFSVSILIPIEV, from the coding sequence GTGCACGGACAAGTTATATTAAAAAACATATTTTCTGTACTCAATATTTTATTAATATTATATCTCATGCTCGGTGAAAGAAAAAGTAGAAGGTATAATGCTGTAAGGAGTAAGTATTCGTTAATTTTTTGCGTTGTGAGTTTAGTGCTTTTTAGAATGATGGCGAATGGAGCAGAACTACATATTGTATATAATTATGTAAGCATTATCATTATAGTTATGATTATAGGACATTTTCTATTCCAGTATAGTATAAAATATTGTTTATTACTTGGGAGCGTTTTCTTATCAGTTATACTTTTAGGTCAACTGATTAGTTGCATTTTTTTCTATAGATATAGCAGTGATGGAATATTAGCAGATCTGTCTGAAAAATATCAAATCCATATGATTTTGATTGCTGAAATAGTAATTATTATTGGAAATTTAGTAATAAAAAAGATTGTAAATAAAATCCCATTATTACTTTCTGGACTGAACGTTGTTACAATTATTATTCCGTTGTTTATCAATATAGTAGTAATGGCAATATGTGCGGATCAGTTATATAACGACAAAAGGATGATTGTTGACAATGTATGGTCAATAATAACTATTATAGCTGTGTGTATTGTGGTGTTTATGGGGACTGTTTGTAATATTGTTGTTCTTGAAAATTATTTGAATGTTAAAAAGATTGAGAATGAAAAGAACTTGCAGATTAGCGAGATGAGCTTACAATACGATTATTATATGAAACAATCCAATGATATGGAAAACATTAGAAAGATTTCTCATGATATTAAAAATCATTTGGAGGCATTAAGAGGGAATGTGGATTATCAACAGAAGCAAGAATACATAGATGGAATTGAAAGTAAGTTGGACATTTATCAAAGCTATTATAAAACAGGTAATGCATTTCTTGATAACCTATTACATGCAAAAAGACTGGAAGCTCTTGAAAAAAAGATTGAGTTTAAAGTATTTGCAGACTTTACACCATTTAAGCGAGTTAAAAATGAAGATCTATGTGTGATTGTCTCAAATACAATCGACAATGCACTACGAGAATGCCAACTCATGAAAGCGGATAATCCGAAAATAGAATGTTTAGTACAGCTAAAGGCTAGAAAAATAAAAGGATTTCTATCTATTATATGTGAAAACAGTTTGAGAGAAAGCCAGGCAGAAGCTTTACGTGGAAATTTGGTAATGGAAACATCAAAGGAAGATAAAAAAAATCATGGATTTGGAGTGAAGAATATTAAGCGTGTTGTGAGAGAATATGGGGGAGAGGTATCATTTAATGTGGTGGATGATATGTTTTCAGTATCGATTCTTATTCCTATCGAAGTATAG
- a CDS encoding zinc dependent phospholipase C family protein, giving the protein MRKKMKLFIAMVSVGALLGTMPVMAAEQPELPTKVQDIANGSDELYGEGVPIEHGTNPDERFSSGGVDHTHQYIVANTLKILSNDKGNSAFNGELNSSILMEATDWPDKLGNETDAGTFAGHFYDPDTGKNWLGQKSPTARTRAESYFQAAVNAYRAGDVQLAMSNLGKGTHYVSDLNEPHHASNLTAVNSNHSAFEKYVDKNRKSYTIAGNSFGSSVYTTALNTSTGDLMYSAAKYAKGLAAEAQKESSYDSAGRKSVQHAIQTVTQYMYKFGKEVGIYK; this is encoded by the coding sequence ATGCGAAAAAAAATGAAACTATTTATTGCCATGGTATCAGTGGGGGCTTTATTGGGAACGATGCCAGTTATGGCAGCGGAACAGCCAGAACTTCCAACAAAAGTGCAGGATATTGCGAATGGTTCTGATGAACTTTACGGGGAAGGAGTTCCGATTGAGCATGGTACAAATCCAGATGAAAGATTTTCGTCTGGTGGTGTAGATCATACACATCAGTATATTGTTGCAAACACACTTAAAATTCTGAGCAATGATAAGGGAAATAGTGCATTCAATGGTGAGCTTAACTCATCTATTCTTATGGAGGCAACCGACTGGCCGGATAAACTTGGAAATGAAACAGATGCAGGAACTTTTGCAGGACACTTTTATGATCCTGATACTGGAAAAAACTGGCTTGGTCAAAAATCTCCGACAGCTAGGACAAGAGCAGAGTCATATTTTCAGGCAGCAGTCAATGCGTATCGTGCAGGGGATGTACAATTGGCTATGTCAAACTTAGGAAAAGGCACCCATTATGTATCGGACTTAAACGAACCGCATCATGCATCGAACTTGACAGCAGTAAACAGCAATCATTCCGCTTTTGAAAAATATGTTGATAAAAACCGTAAATCTTACACAATAGCAGGAAATTCGTTTGGTTCCTCCGTATATACAACTGCATTAAATACATCAACAGGAGATTTGATGTATTCAGCAGCAAAATATGCGAAAGGGCTTGCGGCGGAGGCTCAAAAGGAAAGTTCCTATGATAGTGCAGGTAGAAAATCTGTACAGCATGCTATACAGACAGTAACACAATATATGTATAAATTTGGTAAGGAAGTTGGAATTTATAAATAA
- a CDS encoding radical SAM/SPASM domain-containing protein: MFSFTLYITTDCNLKCQYCYEDYHNHYQLNEKTLVDSLEFIMNYGDRGKVLIDFLGGEPLLKKNLIYQAVSYIKNNYPEREVKYYITTNCSLMDDQFIAFMKEYHFTVRLSFDGNKETHDLNRIAKDGVSCYGKIFENIMKVKDSGLNFSVRMTVTENTIPFMFENIRYLHEHNLDNICMIMDVYLKISDELKVKFEKQVGQILQYYLNEAAAGRVFTIDQFDGKMFNMLCDFGNCFGMCDAGIGNFKVFPNGQIYPCGFLTSNEKYCIGNIKEGIDIRRAKLIAISNFDKNDPKCKGCTIRDFCHGMKCGYMNFVNTGKINVPSDAECIFEHIFYKAMVQILEYYLQQPIEIVREKLGMYIDYIQEENLKFSEFGEKIAQRLSNEK, translated from the coding sequence ATGTTTAGTTTTACGCTTTATATAACGACAGATTGTAACTTAAAATGCCAATATTGCTATGAGGACTATCATAACCACTATCAGTTGAATGAAAAAACACTTGTGGATTCTTTGGAGTTTATTATGAATTATGGGGATAGAGGGAAAGTTTTGATTGATTTTTTAGGCGGTGAGCCTTTGCTGAAGAAAAACTTAATTTACCAAGCAGTATCCTATATCAAAAATAATTATCCGGAAAGGGAAGTAAAGTATTATATTACTACCAATTGTTCCCTAATGGATGATCAGTTCATTGCATTTATGAAAGAATATCATTTTACAGTACGCCTCAGCTTTGATGGGAATAAAGAAACCCATGATTTAAACAGAATTGCAAAAGATGGAGTTTCTTGCTATGGCAAAATTTTTGAGAATATCATGAAGGTAAAGGATAGTGGATTGAATTTTTCTGTAAGAATGACAGTCACAGAAAATACCATTCCGTTTATGTTCGAAAATATCCGTTACTTGCATGAGCATAATCTGGATAACATCTGTATGATTATGGATGTATATTTAAAAATATCTGATGAGCTGAAGGTAAAATTTGAAAAGCAGGTGGGACAAATTTTGCAGTACTATTTGAATGAGGCTGCAGCGGGCAGAGTTTTTACCATTGATCAATTTGATGGAAAAATGTTTAATATGCTGTGTGATTTTGGGAACTGCTTTGGCATGTGCGATGCTGGAATTGGAAACTTTAAGGTATTTCCGAATGGTCAGATATACCCATGCGGATTTCTTACAAGTAATGAAAAATATTGTATAGGAAATATCAAGGAAGGTATCGACATAAGAAGGGCAAAATTAATAGCAATATCTAATTTTGATAAAAACGATCCGAAATGTAAGGGATGCACAATCCGAGATTTTTGTCATGGTATGAAATGTGGGTATATGAATTTTGTCAATACAGGGAAGATTAATGTACCATCGGATGCAGAGTGCATCTTTGAACATATCTTTTATAAGGCAATGGTACAAATTCTTGAATATTATTTACAGCAGCCGATTGAAATAGTTAGAGAAAAATTAGGCATGTATATAGACTATATCCAGGAGGAAAATTTAAAATTCAGTGAGTTTGGTGAGAAGATTGCCCAGAGGTTAAGCAATGAAAAGTAA